A genomic stretch from Pseudomonas sp. MUP55 includes:
- a CDS encoding alpha/beta hydrolase → MFAGFQKQQRQVNGLNISYRIGGTGPALLLLHGHPQTHVIWHKVAERLAAEFTVVAADLRGYGDSGRPVADAQHSNYSKREMALDSVELMKSLGFEQFSVLAHDRGARVAHRLALDHPRAVKQIVLLDIAPTLSMYTQTNEAFARAYWHWFFLIRPAPLPESLIEANPELYLRSVMGSRSAGLQPFTAEAFGEYLRCLQLPGSARGICEDYRASAGIDLEHDRVDINAGNQLTQPLLVLWGAEGTVGRCFDPLTEWQQVATDVRGKALPCGHYIAEQVPELLLEEVLSFFARPM, encoded by the coding sequence ATGTTCGCTGGTTTCCAGAAACAACAGCGCCAGGTCAATGGCCTGAACATCAGCTACCGCATCGGTGGCACCGGTCCGGCGCTGTTGCTTTTGCACGGCCACCCTCAGACCCACGTCATCTGGCACAAGGTCGCCGAACGGTTGGCTGCTGAATTTACCGTGGTCGCCGCTGACTTGCGTGGCTATGGCGATAGCGGCAGGCCGGTTGCCGATGCGCAGCATTCAAATTATTCAAAGCGTGAGATGGCGCTCGATAGTGTTGAGTTGATGAAGTCGCTGGGCTTTGAGCAGTTCAGCGTGCTTGCCCATGATCGCGGGGCGAGAGTGGCGCACCGCCTGGCCCTCGACCATCCCCGCGCGGTCAAGCAAATCGTGCTGCTGGATATCGCCCCTACCCTGTCGATGTATACACAAACGAACGAAGCCTTCGCCCGTGCCTACTGGCACTGGTTTTTCCTCATCCGGCCGGCGCCGTTGCCGGAGAGCCTTATCGAGGCCAACCCCGAGCTCTATCTGCGCAGTGTGATGGGCAGCCGCAGCGCTGGCCTGCAGCCCTTCACCGCAGAAGCATTCGGCGAGTACCTGCGATGCCTGCAACTGCCCGGCAGCGCACGGGGCATTTGCGAGGATTACCGCGCCTCGGCCGGTATCGATCTGGAACATGATCGCGTGGATATCAACGCCGGCAATCAGCTAACGCAGCCGCTGTTGGTGCTATGGGGCGCCGAAGGCACCGTGGGGCGCTGTTTCGATCCATTAACGGAATGGCAGCAGGTAGCGACTGATGTACGCGGCAAAGCCTTACCTTGCGGCCATTACATCGCTGAGCAAGTGCCAGAACTATTGCTTGAAGAAGTGCTGAGCTTTTTCGCAAGACCGATGTAG
- a CDS encoding LysR substrate-binding domain-containing protein: protein MIYKKDSMPLPEDLRVFLTVIRKASFAAAADELGLSAAYVSKRIQILENTLATRLLHRTSRRVTLTDDGERVKDWAARILEDFQHLADELVDAHDSPRGRLHICSSFGFGRNHVAPALALLADRYPELEIRLDLFDRVVDIVSEGFDLEIRVGDDIPGQHIGRQLVSNRRILCAAPSYLERHGTPAQLSDLEHHECLVLKERDNAFGVWVLERDGKQESVRVGGPLSSNSGEIVLQWALHGRGVLLRSLWDAKPLLEQGELVQVLHDYGQSANVWAVYPTRLAHSGKLRACVEFLQAHFAGLSI from the coding sequence ATGATCTACAAGAAAGACTCCATGCCCCTTCCCGAAGACCTGCGGGTGTTCCTGACCGTGATCCGCAAGGCCAGCTTTGCCGCGGCCGCCGATGAGCTTGGCTTGTCGGCGGCTTACGTCAGCAAGCGTATCCAGATCCTCGAAAATACCCTGGCGACACGTTTGCTGCACCGTACCAGCCGACGTGTCACGCTGACCGACGATGGCGAGCGGGTAAAGGACTGGGCGGCGCGCATTCTGGAGGACTTCCAGCATCTGGCCGATGAGTTGGTCGATGCCCATGACAGCCCCCGTGGCCGACTGCATATCTGCAGCAGCTTCGGCTTCGGCCGCAATCACGTGGCGCCTGCCCTGGCGTTGCTGGCTGATCGTTACCCCGAGCTGGAAATCCGCCTGGACCTGTTCGATCGGGTGGTGGATATCGTCAGCGAAGGGTTCGACCTGGAAATTCGTGTCGGCGACGACATCCCCGGCCAGCACATCGGCCGTCAACTGGTCAGCAACCGCCGCATCTTGTGCGCCGCCCCCAGCTACCTGGAACGCCACGGGACACCCGCGCAGCTGAGTGACCTGGAGCACCATGAATGCCTGGTCTTGAAGGAGCGCGACAACGCCTTCGGCGTCTGGGTATTGGAGCGCGACGGCAAGCAGGAGAGCGTGCGGGTGGGAGGGCCGTTGTCATCCAACAGCGGCGAGATCGTCTTGCAGTGGGCGTTGCACGGGCGGGGGGTGCTGCTGCGTTCGCTGTGGGATGCCAAACCGTTGCTCGAACAGGGCGAGCTGGTTCAGGTTCTGCATGACTATGGGCAAAGCGCCAACGTGTGGGCCGTCTACCCCACGCGTCTTGCTCACTCGGGAAAGCTGCGGGCCTGTGTCGAATTTCTGCAGGCGCATTTTGCGGGGTTGTCGATTTGA
- a CDS encoding DUF3077 domain-containing protein — MSKVRPDPPYPFFITHPELSFEDALAYASDLLHCAEQLLDSRQAAGYLVEMAKVMVDRSLDCIASADVSA, encoded by the coding sequence ATGAGCAAAGTAAGGCCTGATCCACCGTACCCGTTTTTCATCACCCATCCCGAACTCAGCTTCGAGGATGCCTTGGCCTACGCCTCCGATTTACTTCACTGCGCCGAGCAGTTACTCGATTCCCGGCAGGCAGCCGGTTATCTGGTTGAAATGGCCAAGGTGATGGTAGACCGCTCGCTGGACTGCATTGCTTCAGCAGACGTGAGCGCATAG
- the leuC gene encoding 3-isopropylmalate dehydratase large subunit: MSSPKTLYQKHIDSHTVCSLDEQGHVLLYIDRQVVNEYTSPQAFSGLREAGRPVWRPGTALAVVDHVNPTAPERTAVMPDAGGARQVSYLSRNCQDFGIELLDILDKRQGIEHVIAPEQGFILPGMVIAAGDSHTTTYGALGAFGFGIGTSEIEHLLASQTLVYKRLRTMRVRVVGALSPGLTSKDVIMALIGQIGASGATGFAIEFVGSTIDALSVEARMTMCNMAVEAGARGAFMAPDQKVFDYLEGKPRAPKGEQWRRAVAVWRNLHSDEGAVFDHEVTLDVSRLLPMVTWGTSPDQVVAINGRVPDPLQVSDLILRRDMQRALTYMGLKAGEPLNEVVISHAFIGSCTNARIEDLRDAARVIGGRRVAPHVRAMVVPGSTEVRDQAEAEGLAAIFRNAGFEWRQSGCSMCLAMNDDVLAPGDRCASSTNRNFEGRQGAGARTHLMSPAMVAAAAISGHLTDVRQIGERV; encoded by the coding sequence ATGAGCAGCCCCAAAACCCTCTATCAAAAGCACATCGATTCGCACACGGTCTGCTCGCTGGACGAGCAGGGCCATGTCCTGTTGTACATCGATCGTCAGGTCGTCAACGAATACACCAGCCCGCAGGCGTTCAGCGGTCTGCGTGAAGCCGGGCGCCCGGTATGGCGTCCTGGAACGGCGTTGGCGGTCGTTGATCACGTGAACCCCACCGCGCCTGAACGTACCGCCGTGATGCCCGATGCGGGGGGCGCGCGGCAAGTCTCCTACCTGTCGCGCAATTGCCAGGATTTCGGTATCGAACTGTTGGATATCCTGGATAAGCGTCAGGGTATCGAGCACGTTATCGCGCCCGAACAGGGGTTCATCCTTCCGGGGATGGTGATTGCGGCGGGTGACAGTCACACCACCACGTATGGCGCCCTCGGTGCCTTCGGGTTTGGCATCGGCACGTCGGAAATCGAGCACCTGCTGGCCTCGCAAACCCTGGTCTACAAACGCCTGAGAACCATGCGGGTCAGGGTCGTGGGCGCGTTGTCGCCGGGCCTGACATCCAAGGACGTCATCATGGCCCTGATCGGCCAAATCGGCGCCTCCGGGGCCACGGGTTTCGCTATCGAATTTGTCGGTTCAACCATTGATGCCCTGAGCGTCGAGGCACGCATGACCATGTGCAACATGGCTGTTGAAGCTGGCGCGCGTGGCGCGTTCATGGCGCCGGACCAGAAGGTGTTCGACTACCTCGAGGGTAAGCCGCGCGCGCCCAAAGGCGAGCAATGGCGCCGAGCAGTGGCCGTGTGGCGCAACTTGCACAGCGACGAGGGTGCCGTGTTCGATCATGAGGTTACGCTGGACGTCAGCAGGCTGCTGCCGATGGTCACATGGGGCACGAGCCCTGATCAGGTCGTCGCCATTAACGGGCGGGTTCCAGACCCGCTGCAGGTCAGCGACCTGATTCTGCGCCGGGACATGCAACGTGCCCTGACTTACATGGGGCTCAAGGCGGGCGAGCCGTTAAATGAAGTGGTGATCAGCCATGCGTTCATCGGCTCGTGCACCAACGCCCGTATCGAAGACCTGCGCGATGCCGCCCGCGTAATCGGCGGCAGGCGCGTCGCCCCGCACGTGCGTGCGATGGTCGTGCCGGGCTCCACCGAAGTTCGCGATCAGGCCGAGGCTGAGGGCTTGGCCGCTATTTTTCGGAACGCGGGGTTCGAATGGCGTCAATCGGGCTGTTCCATGTGCCTGGCCATGAACGACGACGTGCTCGCGCCGGGAGACCGTTGCGCCTCCAGCACCAACCGCAATTTCGAAGGCCGCCAGGGCGCCGGAGCCCGTACACACCTGATGAGTCCGGCAATGGTGGCAGCCGCTGCAATAAGCGGGCATCTGACGGATGTTCGGCAAATCGGGGAGCGCGTATGA
- a CDS encoding dicarboxylate/amino acid:cation symporter: protein MTIRKLLGTLYVQVIIAIALGIAVGHYWPQVGVDLKPLGDGFIKLIKMIIGPIIFCTVVSGITSMHDVKQVGRVGGKALLYFEVVSTVALMIGLLAAHLIRPGAGFNIDVNSLDSSAIAGFVGQAEHGEGIVGFLLHVIPTTFFNAFAQGEILPVLFVSILFGVALVIVGEKARPLVNVIHQASEVFFRIVGMISRVAPIGAFGAIAFTIGKYGLGALLPLLKLVGTFYIAGLFFVVVVLGSIARCAGVNIFKLLGYIKAELLIVLGTSSSESALPQIIQKLESLGASKGVVGIVVPTGYTFNLDGTNIYMTLAVLFLAQATNTDLSLEQQLTLLAVAMLTSKGAGAVVGAGFVALAASLAVVPTVPVAAMVLILGVDRFMAECRSLTNIIGNAVAALVIAAWEGELDRRLLAPVATKRSVPAALNQPEHAAAD, encoded by the coding sequence ATGACAATAAGAAAACTGCTGGGAACGCTCTATGTACAGGTGATTATCGCCATCGCCCTGGGCATTGCCGTTGGTCATTACTGGCCCCAGGTGGGGGTCGACCTCAAACCCCTGGGTGACGGTTTTATCAAACTCATCAAAATGATCATCGGCCCGATCATTTTTTGTACGGTGGTATCGGGTATCACCAGCATGCACGACGTCAAGCAGGTGGGTCGCGTCGGCGGCAAGGCGCTGCTGTATTTTGAGGTGGTGTCCACCGTAGCGTTGATGATCGGGCTGCTCGCTGCGCATCTGATACGCCCTGGCGCGGGGTTCAATATCGATGTAAACAGCCTCGACAGCTCGGCGATTGCCGGCTTTGTGGGGCAGGCCGAACATGGCGAAGGCATTGTCGGCTTTTTACTTCATGTGATCCCTACGACCTTCTTCAACGCCTTTGCGCAGGGCGAAATACTGCCGGTACTGTTCGTTTCGATCCTCTTCGGTGTGGCGTTGGTCATTGTTGGCGAGAAAGCGCGTCCGCTGGTGAACGTGATTCACCAGGCCAGTGAGGTGTTCTTTCGTATTGTCGGCATGATCAGTCGCGTTGCGCCCATTGGTGCCTTCGGCGCTATTGCGTTCACCATCGGCAAATACGGGTTGGGCGCACTGCTGCCGCTGCTGAAACTGGTGGGCACTTTTTACATCGCAGGCCTGTTCTTTGTGGTGGTTGTACTGGGCAGCATCGCTCGCTGTGCCGGGGTAAATATCTTCAAGCTGCTGGGCTACATCAAGGCTGAACTACTGATCGTGCTGGGCACCAGTTCCTCGGAATCGGCGCTGCCGCAGATCATTCAGAAACTGGAAAGCCTGGGCGCTTCCAAGGGCGTCGTGGGCATCGTGGTGCCCACCGGGTATACGTTCAACCTGGACGGCACCAACATTTACATGACGCTCGCCGTGCTGTTTCTGGCTCAGGCCACCAACACCGATTTGAGCCTGGAGCAGCAGCTCACCTTGTTGGCGGTGGCGATGCTGACGTCCAAAGGCGCAGGGGCGGTGGTCGGTGCGGGCTTCGTAGCGCTAGCTGCCAGCCTGGCCGTAGTGCCTACCGTGCCAGTGGCTGCCATGGTGCTGATTCTGGGCGTTGACCGCTTCATGGCTGAGTGCCGCTCACTGACCAACATCATTGGCAACGCGGTAGCGGCGCTGGTGATCGCCGCTTGGGAAGGAGAACTGGACCGGCGCCTGCTCGCGCCAGTGGCGACAAAGCGCAGCGTGCCCGCTGCGCTGAATCAGCCGGAGCACGCCGCCGCCGACTAA
- the leuD gene encoding 3-isopropylmalate dehydratase small subunit, with product MSNHSFTHVTGPAAPMLAANIDTDVIMPKQFLKGIDRNGLEQGLFHDVRFLPSGQPDPAFVLNMPPWQSACFLVVGPNFGCGSSREHAVWGLKQRGMRALIGSSFAGIFYDNCQRNGVLLISLEAATVQRIGDIVGQPQTAEISIDLNEQTIVLHGGEVVPFQIDTLRKTALLLGLDAIGSTLQRSDEIREFERDHLAANPWLS from the coding sequence ATGAGCAACCATTCCTTTACCCACGTCACCGGCCCAGCGGCGCCGATGTTGGCGGCCAATATCGACACCGACGTGATCATGCCCAAGCAGTTCCTCAAAGGCATTGACCGCAATGGCCTGGAACAGGGGCTGTTTCATGACGTGCGCTTTTTGCCCTCAGGGCAGCCAGACCCTGCCTTTGTGCTCAATATGCCCCCCTGGCAGAGCGCATGCTTTTTGGTGGTGGGCCCCAACTTTGGCTGCGGTTCCAGTCGCGAGCATGCGGTTTGGGGCCTCAAGCAAAGGGGCATGCGCGCGCTGATCGGCAGCAGCTTCGCCGGTATTTTTTATGACAACTGCCAGCGTAACGGCGTGCTGCTGATCAGCCTTGAAGCCGCCACCGTGCAGCGCATCGGCGACATCGTCGGGCAGCCACAGACGGCTGAGATTTCAATCGACCTGAACGAACAAACCATCGTGCTGCACGGCGGCGAAGTGGTTCCCTTCCAGATCGATACCCTGCGCAAAACCGCGCTGTTACTCGGCCTGGATGCCATTGGCAGTACCTTGCAGCGCAGCGATGAAATTCGAGAGTTCGAGCGCGACCATCTGGCCGCTAACCCATGGCTGTCGTGA